GTAAACAGCAACCTTAAGCCTCCCACATCTGGCCTGCTGTGCTCAGGAAGTTTATTGCTGCTGCACGGAAACCAAGGTCGGGGCTACAAATACCTTGGCATGCATCTGCTCATGCCCACCGCCGCGGCGCATACCGCGTACCGGGCAGGCGTCGAGGTAGTCCAGGCCCACGGCGAGCTTCAAGTGCCGCTCCGGACGGGCCAGTTGGTTGGTCACGTCAAAGCTGTACCAGGCGCCATCCAGCCAGGCTTCGGCCCAGGCATGGCTGGCCAGGTGCGCGCTGTCTTCGGTGTACAAATACCCCGACACATACCGCGCAGCAATCCCCAGGCTGCGCGCGCAGGCCAGGAATGCATGGGTGTGGTCCTGGCACACGCCCGCCGCGCCCGCGAAGGCTTGGGCGGCGCAGGTATCGACGGCAGTCGCACCTGGCGTGTAGATCATCGCCTGGTTGAGGGCCTGCATCAGGTCGATCAACGCCGTACGGTCGCGACGCTGATGGCAGTGTTGTTCGGCAAACCGGCGCAAGGCTTCGTCGGGCTCGGTCA
This genomic stretch from Pseudomonas synxantha BG33R harbors:
- a CDS encoding transglutaminase family protein → MRLSISHETTYHYEDQVRASIQYLRLTPHDSERQHVLSWQLDLPRPVRAQVDPFGNILHVLTLDEPHDAIIIGARGQVEIDELREAEHESQSPFPFLRSTRLTEPDEALRRFAEQHCHQRRDRTALIDLMQALNQAMIYTPGATAVDTCAAQAFAGAAGVCQDHTHAFLACARSLGIAARYVSGYLYTEDSAHLASHAWAEAWLDGAWYSFDVTNQLARPERHLKLAVGLDYLDACPVRGMRRGGGHEQMHAKVFVAPTLVSVQQQ